A portion of the Doryrhamphus excisus isolate RoL2022-K1 chromosome 20, RoL_Dexc_1.0, whole genome shotgun sequence genome contains these proteins:
- the LOC131108201 gene encoding 1-phosphatidylinositol 4,5-bisphosphate phosphodiesterase beta-1-like, whose protein sequence is MASAQPGVHALKLQPPAVSHTLRKGSNFIKWDEDLSTVTPVTLHVDQHGLYLYWTDQNKETELLDLTLVKDVRTGRSTKTQKEAKLRELLDVGNLVGRLENRMVTVVTASDIVNVNQLNFIAAQEEEAKAWCEELFSLSSNLLSHNLNRDHSLLKAYVKLTLQPNAEGRIPVKNIVRLFSLDRKRVENALESCRLPYGRGDGIKLEDFTLEVYKSFLDHLCPRPELGNIFKLQGGDGGTMSVDQMTEFINNKQRDPRLNEILYPPLRPAQTQTLLDRHQQDKPLLEQGLISVQAFSSYLSSDENGIIPPDKLDQSEDMSFPLSHYFVNSSHNTYLTAGQLAGSSSVEMYRQVLLAGCRCVELDVWKGRTAEEEPVITHGFTMTSEICFKEVIEAIAECAFKTSPFPVILSFENHVDSLKQQAKMAEYCRSIFGEALLIDPLDKYPLESGVPLPSPQELMGKILIKNKKSHKASNSADAKRLTEQPSNQGHEPVSPCPNTGEIDAESEEDDDDEDDDGKKGSAEREAVATEEMSTLVNYVQPTKFNSFESSKKAARCYHMSSFVETKALEHLTKSPVEFVEYNKSQLSRIYPKGTRVDSSNFMPQLFWNAGCQLVALNYQTIDLSMQLNLFMFEYNGRSGYRLKPEFMRRPDKHFDPFTENTVDGIVANTLSVKVISGQFLTERRVGVYVEVEMFGLPADTRRKALKTKTSQNNNAVNPVWDEEPIVFKKVILPTLASLRIAAFEEGGKFIGHRIIPVSAIRPGYRYIGLRNEKNQSLILPAVFVYIEVKDYVPDTFADVIEALSNPIRYINLLEQRSKQLAALTLEDGEEEAQAEDEADSGAERKNDPKSALVENGLSPTAGPTGHTPTTATPKPSAANQQAATTDVAKPAAKTEDLVLSVLIDVPVSSLASLQQSKVYQKEQKRQFKELKELVRRHQKKTAELLREINNKYKKTARQCSKSRAASSDGERDERLQSLRDEQQQQLVTLRQEQYYSQKYLQREHIKTLTERLSSLAEESHSTQMKKLKDVCCKEKKELKRQMDRRRTEKITLAKMKEKHLAEEEKMEINKSYVNEVVQNIKRLEETQAKRHEQLVEQHNLLLQEIQEQKPKLQGVIEAEFQEKFQRLPGEIQDFLQDRRSEVRSQSKSRPSTPNEALSEDD, encoded by the exons GATCTTTCCACTGTGACTCCTGTGACTCTTCATGTGGACCAACATGGACTTTATCTGTACTGGACTGACCAGAACAAg GAGACAGAGTTGCTGGACTTGACCCTTGTGAAAGATGTCAGAACAGGCAGAAGCACCAAAACGCAGAAG GAGGCAAAATTGCGGGAGCTGCTGGATGTGGGCAATCTGGTCGGCCGCCTGGAGAACCGCATGGTTACCGTGGTGACGGCTTCAGACATCGTCAATGTCAACCAGCTGAACTTCATTGCGGCTCAAGAGGAGGAAGCTAAG GCGTGGTGTGAGGAACTCTTCTCTCTGTCTTCCAACCTGCTGAGCCACAACCTCAATAGAGACCACAGTCTCCTTAAAGC ATACGTCAAGTTGACTCTCCAGCCCAATGCAGAAGGCAGGATTCCCGTCAAAAA cATCGTTCGGTTGTTTTCGTTGGACAGGAAGCGGGTGGAGAACGCCCTGGAGAGCTGCCGCCTGCCTTATGGACGG GGTGACGGCATCAAACTGGAGGACTTCACTCTGGAGGTCTACAAGAGCTTCCTGGACCACCTTTGTCCTCGGCCTGAGCTCGGAAACATCTTTAAACTGCA gGGAGGCGATGGCGGGACGATGTCAGTGGATCAGATGACAGAATTCATCAACAATAAGCAGAGAGACCCAAGACTCAACGAGATCCTCTACCCGCCTCTACGACCCGCTCAGACCCAAACGTTGCTTGATCGACACCAACAGGACAAACCACTGCTGGAGCagg gtCTCATCTCCGTGCAGGCGTTTTCCAGTTATCTTTCCAGTGACGAGAACGGCATCATCCCACCAGACAAACTGGATCAATCTGAGGACATGAGCTTCCCTCTGTCTCACTACTTTGTCAACTCCTCTCACAACACCTACCtgacag CGGGTCAGCTCGCGGGGAGCTCCTCGGTGGAGATGTACCGGCAGGTTCTGCTGGCCGGGTgtcgctgtgtggagttagaCGTTTGGAAAGGAAGGACTGCCGAGGAGGAGCCTGTCATCACGCACGGCTTCACCATGACCTCTGAGATCTGTTTCAAG GAAGTGATTGAGGCCATTGCAGAGTGCGCCTTCAAGACATCGCCTTTCCCGGTTATCTTATCTTTTGAGAATCACGTTGACTC GTTGAAGCAACAGGCTAAGATGGCTGAATATTGTCGATCAATCTTTGGGGAGGCCTTACTGATTGACCCACTGGACAAATACCCT CTGGAGTCGGGTGTGCCGCTGCCCAGTCCTCAGGAgttaatgggcaaaattctcaTCAAGAACAAGAAGTCACACAAAGCCTCCAATAGCGCTGACGCCAAGAGGCTGACGGAGCAGCCGTCCAATCAGGGCCACGAGCCGGTGTCTCCTTGCCCCAACACGGGAG AGATAGACGCTGAGAGTGAGGAAGATGACGACGATGAAGATGATGACGGTAAAAAG ggTTCAGCGGAGCGTGAGGCCGTGGCCACAGAGGAGATGTCCACTCTGGTCAACTACGTCCAGCCCACCAAGTTCAACTCCTTTGAATCCTCCAAGA aggCGGCCCGCTGTTACCACATGTCGTCCTTTGTGGAGACCAAAGCTCTGGAGCACCTCACCAAGTCACCAGTGGAGTTTGTCGA GTATAATAAATCCCAACTAAGTCGAATTTATCCCAAAGGAACCAGAGTGGACTCGTCCAACTTCATGCCACAACTCTTCTGGAACGCCGGCTGTCAGCTGGTGGCTCTCAATTATCAAACCATAG ATCTATCCATGCAGCTGAACCTCTTCATGTTCGAGTATAACGGTCGCAGCGGCTACAGGCTGAAGCCCGAGTTCATGAGGCGGCCGGATAAACACTTTGACCCCTTCACGGAGAACACCGTGGACGGCATCGTTGCCAACACCCTCTCAGTGAAG GTGATTTCAGGCCAGTTCCTCACAGAGCGCAGGGTGGGCGTGTACGTGGAAGTGGAGATGTTTGGACTTCCTGCAGACACCAGGAGGAAAGCTTTGaagaccaaaacctcacagaaCAACAATGCCGTAAATCCAGTGTGGGACGAGGAGCCCATCGTGTTCAAGAAG GTGATTCTTCCAACTTTGGCCTCGCTGAGGATCGCCGCCTTTGAGGAAGGAGGGAAGTTTATCGGCCATCGCATCATTCCAGTGTCAGCAATAAGACCTG GCTACCGCTATATTGGCCTGAGGAATGAGAAGAACCAGTCTCTTATTCTGCCggctgtgtttgtgtacatCGAAGTCAAAGACTACGTCCCTGACACTTTTGCAG ATGTGATCGAGGCTCTGTCCAACCCAATCCGATACATCAACCTGCTGGAGCAGCGCTCCAAACAACTGGCGGCTCTGACGCTGGAGGACGGAGAGGAAGAGGCGCAGGCCGAG GATGAAGCTGACAGCGGCGCCGAGCGTAAGAATGACCCAAAGTCAGCGTTGGTAGAGAATGGACTCAGCCCCACCGCTGGCCCCACAGGCCACACCCCCACCACGGCAACGCCTAAACCCTCGGCAGCCAATCAACAAGCAGCGACCACAG ATGTAGCCAAGCCGGCAGCAAAGACTGAAGATTTGGTTTTAAGCGTTTTAATAG ATGTCCCGGTGTCCTCGCTGGCCAGCCTGCAGCAGTCCAAAGTTTACCAGAAGGAGCAGAAACGTCAGTTCAAGGAGCTGAAGGAGTTGGTGAGGAGGCACCAGAAGAAGACCGCTGAGCTGCTGAGAGAGATCAACAACAAGTACAAGAAGACAGCCAGACAGTGCAGCAAGAGCAG GGCGGCGTCTTCAGACGGCGAGCGAGACGAGCGCCTCCAGTCTCTGAGGgacgagcagcagcagcagctcgtGACTCTGAGGCAGGAACAGTACTACAGCCAGAAGTACCTGCAGAGGGAACACATCAAGACG CTGACGGAGCGACTGAGCAGTCTGGCGGAGGAGAGCCACAGCACGCAGATGAAGAAACTCAAAGACGTCTGCTGCAA GGAAAAGAAGGAGCTGAAGAGGCAGATGGATCGAAGAAGAACAGAGAAGATCACCCTGGCTAAGATGAAAGAGAAACATCTGGCGGAAGA AGAGAAGATGGAGATCAATAAGTCGTACGTCAATGAAGTGGTGCAGAACATAAAACGG CTGGAGGAGACTCAGGCGAAGCGTCATGAACAGCTGGTGGAGCAACACAACCTTCTCCTGCAGGAGAtacaagagcagaaaccaaag CTGCAGGGCGTCATCGAGGCCGAGTTTCAGGAGAAGTTCCAACGTTTGCCCGGTGAGATTCAAGACTTCCTGCAGGacaggaggtcagaggtcagaagTCAAAGCAAGTCCCGGCCGTCAACCCCGAACGAAGCTCTCTCAGAGGACGACTGA